TGCTCAAAAGGCAGGGGTTGCGCCGGCCAGCATTTATAATTATTTTGGGAGCAAGGAGGGCCTGATGAAGGATACATTCATAAACCTCCTTGAAAGCGGTTGGAAAGCAAAAAAAGAACTATGGGAAACCGACCTTCCTTTTCCTGAATTAATGAAACGTGCCGTATCAATGAAGGATGATTTCATTGATCAAATCAATTTGGAGCTTCTTACCGATCCGGAGATAAAGAAGCTGATAGACGATTTTTATGAACGCAGATATCCTTATATCGTAAGCCAATTTATTGAGAAAGGGCGCAGGGAAGGGTATATACGCAGAGAGCTTTCTATTGAAGCGGCTATGCTTTATCTAAATATGTATCAAAATGCGGTTCAGCACCCTGAAATGCTGAAGAATAGAAACAAGAATTTGTTGAAAGAATTATATGATTTAATGCTATATGGGCTGGCGGGACAGCCTATCGCCGATAAGACGGAATAAGGCGGATTCTTTTCTGCTGCGTACTTCATTTCATTTACCATGCCTACTCATTCCATCTGCATAGCCGCCTTATCCGGCAGCCTTAGCCTTCAATACGCCTGTAATTAATTTAGAATCTATCATAAAAGTGTTCTGACCCACTTAAAATCACAATTAGCACTAGAAATTGTATGGAAGAGATGCTTGGTTTTACAGATCTATTGCAGCTTATCAACATGATACTATTGATTTTTTTTGCTTTCTCTCCTGTTCACTCAGCAGTAGTTTCAACCAGTACAGCCTCTTGTCATCTTCTTTTACCTGTACTTCAAGGAGTAGACTCCAACACCAGGGGCATATTACTTGTTTTCCTCCGAGTTACTAATTTCCCACTACAGAAGGAATTTACATTCAATTAAATAGAAGACTATGAAGTAAGAGTATTTTTAGGAAACTGGAGATTAAAAATGGCAGTAAGTGAAGAAACTAAACTGGCTAACCTGAACAGGTTAAAGGCTGCAATTGAAGAGTTTGAAAAAAACCCGAGTTTAGATTTAGTAGTTGAGCTGAAGGAGTTGGCAAAGAAACGATATCCTGTGACTGATGAGTGGATACTATGGCACTTTGAGAAAGGTTCCCCTAGCTTCCTGAGTGACAGCATACGAAAAGAACAGACACGGCTTACTATCCGTTTGTTGAACGATGTTATAAATGAGATACACTATAAGAAACTCAATAATTTTTCTTACAAATATTTGGTTAATCACATAAAATGGATGATTACTGAAAATAGCTTACGTGCTCCTAGATGTGGAGCACGTGGTTTAATGTGGGATGAAATTAAGGAGTAATGATAAAATAATTGATTTTGAAAGTTTCTACGTAACTATTCAACCCGGATAAAACAACATCAACAGTCACTTTTATAAAAATCAAATTAACTACCTCTATAAATTGACTTTTTTTGATCGTTGGCTATTGATTGCGTTTATATATTGTCCAGCAGTTAGTTATCAAATTCCTCTTATATTTGATCTCTTTTAAAATTTCCTGAGATATTCGGAGAGCTTGTCTAAGGATTCGTTCCAACCGGCTTTAGCCAAATCCCTATTTTCACCCGCGGGAATGCCTTCATGTCGCAGAGTGATCTTAGTTTTACCGTCGTTTTCTTCGAATATTACCGTCACAAGTAACTCTAAGGGCCAGTCTCCGCTCATTCCATAATGAGAAGCTGGTACAACGTTACCTTGAGC
The genomic region above belongs to Methanosarcina horonobensis HB-1 = JCM 15518 and contains:
- a CDS encoding TetR/AcrR family transcriptional regulator, with amino-acid sequence MNGFKRRTELKKDKIRTAALELFCTYGTDKTSINEIAQKAGVAPASIYNYFGSKEGLMKDTFINLLESGWKAKKELWETDLPFPELMKRAVSMKDDFIDQINLELLTDPEIKKLIDDFYERRYPYIVSQFIEKGRREGYIRRELSIEAAMLYLNMYQNAVQHPEMLKNRNKNLLKELYDLMLYGLAGQPIADKTE